From the Halalkalicoccus sp. CGA53 genome, one window contains:
- a CDS encoding acyl-CoA mutase large subunit family protein → MYDDETLSRIRDERERWEAETLSPVLDRHGERQDRFATVSNLEVDRLYTPEDVADLSYDDLGLPGEEPFTRGPYPTMYRGRTWTMRQFAGFGTAEETNERFHYLIEQGQTGLSVAFDMPTLMGLDSDASMSLGEVGKEGVAVDSLRDMEVLFDGIDVGEVSTSFTINPSAPVIYAMYVALADQQGVPREQVRGTLQNDMFKEFIAQKEWVIPPEASLSLVTDVVEFCTDETPNFHPISVSGYHIREAGSTAVQELAFTLADGFSYVEDAMERGLDVDAFAPRLSFFFNCHNSFFEEVAKFRAARQIYARVMDGWYDAERAESKRLKFHTQTAGQSLTAQQPLNNVARVTIQALAGVMGGTQSLHTNSYDEALALPSEEAVRVALRTQQIIADESGVADIVDPLGGSFAVEALTNEVEARATRYIEEIREMGEGSVRDGILRGIEDGYFHREIQDAAYEYQERVEREEEVVVGVNKYTLSEDTSPEILHVDEAAAADHQHARLESVKADRDDRAVEAALSSLEEAIDSGENTMPAILEAVKAYATMGEIMAVFEAEHGSYQETVGTVS, encoded by the coding sequence ATGTACGACGACGAGACCCTCTCGCGGATCCGAGACGAACGCGAGCGGTGGGAAGCGGAGACCCTCTCGCCCGTCCTCGACCGGCACGGCGAGCGTCAGGATCGGTTCGCGACCGTCTCGAACCTCGAGGTCGATCGGCTCTACACCCCCGAGGACGTCGCGGATCTCTCCTACGACGACCTCGGCCTCCCCGGCGAGGAGCCGTTCACCCGGGGACCGTACCCGACGATGTACCGCGGGCGGACCTGGACGATGCGGCAGTTCGCAGGCTTCGGGACCGCAGAGGAGACGAACGAACGCTTTCACTACCTGATCGAGCAGGGCCAGACCGGCCTCTCGGTCGCCTTCGACATGCCGACGCTGATGGGACTGGACTCGGACGCCTCAATGAGTCTGGGGGAGGTCGGAAAGGAGGGCGTCGCGGTCGACAGCCTCCGCGACATGGAGGTGCTCTTCGACGGCATCGACGTCGGCGAGGTCTCGACCTCGTTCACGATCAACCCGAGCGCGCCCGTGATCTACGCGATGTACGTCGCGCTCGCCGACCAGCAGGGCGTCCCGCGCGAGCAGGTCCGGGGGACGCTCCAGAACGACATGTTCAAGGAGTTCATCGCACAGAAGGAGTGGGTGATTCCCCCGGAGGCGTCGCTCTCGCTCGTGACCGACGTCGTCGAGTTCTGTACCGATGAGACGCCGAACTTCCACCCGATCTCGGTCTCCGGCTACCACATCCGCGAGGCGGGCTCGACGGCGGTCCAGGAGCTCGCGTTCACGCTCGCCGACGGCTTCAGCTACGTCGAGGACGCGATGGAACGCGGTCTCGACGTGGACGCGTTCGCGCCCCGGCTCTCGTTTTTCTTCAACTGCCACAACTCCTTCTTCGAGGAGGTCGCGAAGTTCCGCGCCGCCCGTCAGATCTACGCCCGAGTGATGGACGGGTGGTACGACGCCGAGCGCGCGGAGTCGAAACGGCTGAAGTTCCACACCCAGACCGCCGGACAGAGCCTCACCGCCCAGCAGCCGCTCAACAACGTCGCGCGCGTGACGATCCAGGCGCTCGCGGGCGTGATGGGCGGCACCCAAAGCCTGCACACCAACAGCTACGACGAGGCGCTCGCGCTGCCCTCGGAGGAGGCGGTCCGGGTCGCCCTGCGGACACAGCAGATCATCGCCGACGAGTCCGGTGTCGCGGACATCGTCGATCCGCTGGGAGGCAGTTTCGCGGTCGAGGCGCTCACGAACGAGGTCGAAGCGCGTGCCACGAGGTATATCGAAGAGATTCGCGAGATGGGCGAGGGGTCGGTGCGCGACGGCATCCTCCGGGGGATCGAGGATGGTTACTTCCACCGCGAGATCCAGGACGCCGCCTACGAGTACCAAGAGCGCGTCGAGCGCGAGGAGGAGGTCGTCGTCGGGGTCAACAAGTACACGCTCTCGGAGGACACCAGCCCGGAGATCCTCCACGTGGACGAGGCGGCGGCCGCCGACCACCAGCACGCCCGGTTGGAATCGGTGAAAGCCGACCGCGACGACCGCGCGGTGGAGGCCGCACTCTCCTCGCTCGAGGAGGCGATCGACTCCGGAGAGAACACGATGCCGGCGATCCTGGAGGCGGTGAAGGCGTACGCGACGATGGGCGAGATCATGGCCGTCTTCGAGGCAGAACACGGCAGCTACCAGGAGACGGTCGGGACGGTGAGCTAG
- a CDS encoding DUF7520 family protein, with translation MNDTAVPEATTVAGNRVILTIYAALVGLAGLMGFLIGIFLEDLQPVAMFGVVDVPPTPVGLAVYGAITIAVVLGVFLGLVMVVSRRA, from the coding sequence GTGAACGACACCGCCGTCCCCGAGGCCACGACGGTCGCCGGTAACCGCGTCATCCTGACGATCTACGCGGCGCTCGTCGGCCTCGCGGGACTGATGGGCTTTCTGATCGGGATCTTCCTAGAGGACCTCCAGCCGGTCGCCATGTTCGGGGTGGTCGACGTCCCACCGACCCCGGTCGGGCTCGCTGTCTACGGCGCGATCACCATCGCGGTCGTTCTCGGGGTCTTTCTCGGGCTGGTGATGGTCGTCTCGCGGCGAGCCTAG
- a CDS encoding cbb3-type cytochrome c oxidase subunit I: MGVLLLAVAAWISRVENWRSPLSSGGAAVSQEEGYETAHKPGGITRWLTTVDHKDIGILYGLFAVIALVIGGVSVTIMRLELFSPETTFLAPDTYNAFMTSHGITMLFLFGTPIIAAFANYFIPLLIGADDMAFPRINAIAFWLLPISGVLIWLPLFSYPLAGIIAPAQAGWTIYPPMSIDQPHAGLDLMLLGLHLSGISATMGAINFIATIFTERGPDVGWNRLDIFSWTILTQSGLILFSFPLLGSVLVMLLLDRNLGTQFFAVEGGGPILYQHLFWFFGHPEVYILVLPPMGLISLILPRFAGRKLFGFKFIVYSTLAIGVLSFGVWAHHMFTTGIDPRIRVAFMAVSLAIAVPSAVKVFNWITTMWNGRVRLTVPMLFCIGFVSNFIIGGVTGVFLASIPIDLVLHATYYVVGHFHYIVMGAIAFAVFAGVYYWFPLVTGRMYQRKLGLMHFWLSMIGTNVTFFAMILLGYGGMPRRYATYLPQFVDLHQITTVGALILFVGQLIWVFNMVQSYFEGPLVESGDPWDLEKDGLLTAEWNWFDREVIGPAMADGGELDEPEGHEPADD, from the coding sequence ATGGGTGTGCTTCTGTTGGCGGTCGCCGCGTGGATCTCGCGGGTCGAGAACTGGCGATCGCCGCTCTCGAGCGGTGGGGCGGCCGTCTCGCAGGAGGAGGGCTACGAGACGGCACACAAACCCGGCGGGATAACCCGCTGGCTCACGACGGTCGACCACAAGGACATCGGTATCCTCTACGGGCTCTTCGCCGTGATCGCGCTCGTCATCGGCGGCGTCTCTGTGACGATCATGCGCCTGGAGCTGTTCAGTCCCGAGACGACGTTCCTCGCGCCCGACACGTACAACGCGTTCATGACGAGCCACGGCATCACGATGCTCTTTCTCTTCGGGACGCCGATCATCGCCGCGTTCGCGAACTACTTCATCCCGCTGCTGATCGGTGCGGACGACATGGCCTTTCCCCGGATCAACGCCATCGCGTTCTGGCTGCTGCCCATCTCGGGGGTCCTCATCTGGCTGCCGCTCTTCTCGTACCCGCTGGCTGGTATCATTGCCCCCGCACAGGCCGGCTGGACGATCTACCCTCCGATGTCGATCGACCAACCCCACGCCGGTCTCGACCTGATGCTCCTGGGACTTCACCTCTCGGGAATCAGCGCGACGATGGGGGCGATCAACTTCATCGCCACCATCTTCACCGAGCGCGGGCCGGACGTCGGCTGGAACCGCCTCGACATCTTCTCGTGGACGATCCTCACCCAGTCCGGGCTGATCCTCTTCTCGTTCCCACTGCTGGGCAGCGTCCTCGTCATGCTGCTGCTCGACCGGAACCTCGGGACGCAGTTCTTCGCGGTCGAGGGCGGCGGGCCGATCCTCTATCAGCACCTCTTCTGGTTCTTCGGCCACCCCGAGGTCTACATCCTCGTGCTCCCACCGATGGGGCTGATCAGCCTGATCCTGCCTCGGTTCGCCGGACGGAAGCTGTTCGGCTTCAAGTTCATCGTCTACTCGACGCTCGCGATCGGTGTGCTCAGCTTCGGCGTCTGGGCACACCACATGTTCACGACCGGGATCGACCCGCGGATTCGCGTCGCGTTCATGGCCGTCTCGCTCGCCATCGCGGTGCCGAGCGCGGTGAAGGTGTTCAACTGGATCACGACGATGTGGAACGGCCGCGTGCGCCTGACGGTGCCGATGCTGTTCTGTATCGGCTTCGTCTCGAACTTCATCATCGGGGGCGTGACGGGGGTGTTCCTCGCCTCGATCCCGATCGACCTCGTGCTCCACGCCACGTACTACGTCGTCGGCCACTTCCACTACATCGTGATGGGCGCGATCGCCTTCGCGGTGTTCGCGGGCGTCTACTACTGGTTCCCGCTCGTTACGGGCCGGATGTACCAGCGCAAACTCGGGCTGATGCACTTCTGGCTCTCGATGATCGGGACGAACGTGACCTTCTTCGCGATGATCCTGCTGGGCTACGGTGGCATGCCCCGGCGCTACGCGACTTACCTCCCGCAGTTCGTCGACCTCCACCAGATCACCACCGTCGGCGCGCTGATCCTCTTCGTCGGCCAGCTGATCTGGGTGTTCAACATGGTCCAGTCGTACTTCGAGGGCCCGCTCGTCGAGAGCGGCGACCCGTGGGACCTGGAGAAGGACGGCCTGCTCACCGCCGAGTGGAACTGGTTCGACCGCGAGGTGATCGGCCCGGCGATGGCCGACGGCGGCGAACTCGACGAGCCAGAGGGCCACGAGCCCGCCGACGACTGA
- a CDS encoding DUF6789 family protein: MNERETTDEEFGIEELEDAETFDRLFGIVADGVVGAAGGLVGTAMLTVVLLIAESIGAFSMEAFGSIARTAGLDAFGPAIVMGYLLFLAGGTVPWPLLFASLKEYLPGGSDPVKGIVFGTVLWTGFALAFNPGFVGLTLVAYLVLTLVAHWAYGVGLGVVFEYLATRSDSLV; this comes from the coding sequence ATGAACGAACGTGAGACGACCGACGAGGAGTTCGGGATCGAGGAGCTAGAGGACGCCGAGACGTTCGACAGGCTGTTCGGTATCGTCGCTGACGGCGTCGTCGGGGCGGCCGGCGGGCTGGTCGGGACGGCGATGCTCACGGTGGTGCTGTTGATCGCGGAGTCGATCGGCGCGTTCTCCATGGAGGCGTTCGGCTCGATCGCCCGGACGGCCGGCCTCGACGCGTTCGGGCCGGCGATCGTGATGGGCTATCTCCTCTTCCTCGCCGGGGGGACGGTGCCGTGGCCGCTGCTGTTCGCCTCGCTGAAGGAGTACCTCCCCGGTGGCAGCGACCCGGTGAAAGGTATCGTCTTCGGGACCGTCCTCTGGACCGGCTTCGCGCTCGCGTTCAACCCCGGCTTCGTCGGCCTCACGCTGGTCGCCTACCTCGTGTTGACGCTCGTCGCCCACTGGGCGTACGGCGTCGGCCTCGGGGTGGTCTTCGAGTACCTGGCGACGCGGTCCGACTCGCTCGTCTAG
- a CDS encoding DUF6684 family protein, producing MSESDRVFDRETLLDATVNFVPLVILFIFIGVFLVANPWGDGITDLMTIYMYAIMLGMVVGLSWLTYEIMKRL from the coding sequence ATGAGCGAAAGCGACCGCGTCTTCGACCGGGAGACCCTGTTGGACGCGACGGTGAACTTCGTCCCGCTCGTGATCCTCTTCATCTTCATCGGGGTCTTCCTCGTTGCGAACCCCTGGGGCGATGGCATCACCGACCTCATGACGATCTACATGTACGCGATCATGCTCGGGATGGTGGTGGGCCTCTCCTGGCTCACCTACGAGATCATGAAGCGTCTCTAG
- a CDS encoding DUF7541 family protein, with product MDDQTGLGRAEERLRNPDEDDRFPYGKTSPFPIFIAIGLAFSEVGVFLDIVPLAVGGLLLFAGSVAGILSEAGYVATPWGTLLVIGGLLLALAASLYVFSFDAVGLTRVASIAVAAGLCMLGALVGRYALGDRA from the coding sequence ATGGACGACCAGACGGGCCTCGGACGGGCCGAAGAGCGACTCCGGAACCCCGACGAGGACGACCGGTTTCCCTACGGGAAGACGAGCCCGTTCCCGATCTTCATCGCGATCGGGCTCGCCTTCTCCGAGGTCGGCGTCTTCCTCGACATCGTCCCGCTCGCGGTCGGCGGCCTGCTGCTCTTCGCGGGGAGCGTCGCGGGCATCCTGAGCGAGGCCGGCTACGTTGCGACGCCCTGGGGGACGCTCCTGGTCATCGGCGGGCTCCTCCTCGCGCTCGCGGCCTCGCTGTACGTCTTCTCCTTCGACGCCGTGGGGCTCACCCGCGTCGCCTCGATCGCCGTCGCCGCCGGGCTCTGCATGCTCGGGGCGCTCGTCGGCCGGTACGCCCTCGGCGACCGGGCCTAG
- a CDS encoding DUF7410 domain-containing protein has product MERPFADPAFDADRDTSIPAGETPIRCPHCAQPFSSDRYRTLHLGLAHYDRLAAEDRDAFVEAYRGETDEIRTFRLKVLGLLVLLYFLYLFVWLLVA; this is encoded by the coding sequence ATGGAGCGTCCGTTCGCCGACCCCGCCTTCGACGCCGACCGAGATACCTCCATCCCCGCCGGGGAGACGCCGATCCGCTGTCCCCACTGCGCCCAGCCCTTCTCGTCCGATCGGTATCGGACCCTCCACCTCGGACTCGCCCACTACGACCGGCTCGCTGCCGAGGACCGAGACGCGTTCGTCGAGGCCTACCGCGGCGAGACCGACGAGATCCGGACGTTCCGGCTGAAGGTGCTCGGCCTGCTCGTGCTGCTCTACTTCCTCTACCTCTTCGTCTGGCTACTCGTCGCCTGA
- a CDS encoding cytochrome c oxidase subunit 3, translating into MADDHHHLPAVEDWPKGYGEASWWPFIAAVGASGIYVGLALLILGVGDGLLDPLAGGAVFVLSTVVFLVGLYGWTYHGFVKSYWEEGGRGESKLRWGMLLFLGTEIATFGAVFVYYFQIRIVSWDQAQDVLMVPLAEGAITIGSVSIPILNYLVLANTLILILSSFTIHWAHVELLKGERRNFILGLAATLGLGLIFLAGQAYEYYEFIVEYGFTLQSGIYSSAFFGLTGLHGLHVMLGAVLISLLLFRALAGQYDAERHTSVSTVSMYWHFVDVVWVFLVVVLYVGAVI; encoded by the coding sequence ATGGCTGACGATCATCACCACCTGCCCGCGGTCGAGGACTGGCCGAAGGGCTACGGTGAGGCGAGCTGGTGGCCGTTCATCGCGGCCGTCGGCGCCTCCGGTATCTACGTCGGACTCGCACTGCTCATCCTCGGCGTCGGCGACGGCCTGCTCGACCCGCTCGCCGGCGGCGCCGTCTTCGTCCTCTCCACCGTCGTCTTCCTCGTCGGGCTCTACGGCTGGACGTACCACGGCTTCGTGAAATCCTACTGGGAGGAGGGCGGCCGCGGCGAGTCGAAGCTGCGCTGGGGGATGTTGCTCTTTTTAGGTACGGAGATCGCCACCTTCGGCGCGGTGTTCGTCTACTACTTTCAGATCCGCATCGTCTCCTGGGACCAGGCACAGGACGTGTTGATGGTGCCGCTTGCCGAGGGTGCGATCACGATCGGCAGCGTCTCGATCCCGATCCTCAACTACCTCGTGCTGGCGAACACGCTGATCCTGATCCTCTCGAGTTTCACGATCCACTGGGCCCACGTCGAACTGCTCAAGGGCGAGCGCCGGAACTTCATCCTCGGGCTGGCAGCGACGCTCGGCCTCGGGCTGATCTTCCTCGCGGGGCAGGCCTACGAGTACTACGAGTTCATCGTCGAGTACGGCTTCACGCTCCAGAGCGGGATCTACTCGAGCGCCTTCTTCGGGCTGACCGGCCTCCACGGCCTGCACGTCATGCTCGGGGCGGTGCTCATCTCGCTGCTGCTCTTCCGCGCTCTCGCCGGCCAGTACGACGCCGAACGCCACACCTCCGTGAGCACGGTCTCGATGTACTGGCACTTCGTCGACGTCGTCTGGGTGTTCCTCGTCGTCGTGCTCTACGTCGGCGCGGTGATCTGA
- a CDS encoding cupin domain-containing protein, which yields MKTSEDEPTDGVLRRTVVKAGAFGVGAFGLIVPATGTEHDDEDDGNEDDEETEDGETGDEEDDEDEEAVDEPDGFEVEVLAPHAPFRDDLSARFCLEYADEHDGDPLVVELDDASTSIVARATWTEGGTSGWHRHPGISLVTMVEGEIEVTMEHDCVPRTYAAGDAWLDPGHVHNADSEGGATAYVNFLGIPDGEPATEWVPPVEC from the coding sequence ATGAAAACCAGCGAGGACGAACCGACGGACGGCGTACTGCGGCGAACGGTCGTGAAAGCGGGGGCGTTCGGGGTGGGCGCGTTCGGACTGATCGTGCCCGCGACCGGCACCGAACACGACGACGAGGACGACGGGAACGAGGACGACGAGGAGACGGAGGACGGAGAAACGGGAGACGAAGAGGACGACGAGGACGAGGAGGCCGTCGACGAACCCGACGGCTTCGAGGTCGAGGTGCTCGCACCCCACGCTCCGTTCAGAGACGACCTGTCTGCGAGGTTCTGTCTCGAGTACGCCGACGAGCACGACGGTGACCCGCTCGTCGTCGAACTGGATGACGCGTCGACCAGCATCGTCGCCCGGGCGACCTGGACCGAGGGCGGCACGTCCGGCTGGCACCGGCATCCGGGGATCTCTCTCGTCACGATGGTCGAGGGCGAGATCGAGGTGACGATGGAACACGACTGCGTGCCCCGGACCTACGCGGCGGGCGACGCGTGGCTCGACCCGGGCCACGTCCACAACGCGGACAGCGAGGGTGGTGCGACGGCGTACGTGAACTTCCTCGGCATCCCCGACGGTGAGCCGGCGACCGAGTGGGTCCCGCCCGTCGAGTGCTGA